From one Desulfobaculum xiamenense genomic stretch:
- the ftsY gene encoding signal recognition particle-docking protein FtsY: MGFFSKLKFWQKQDTTKPQDAPEAVEATLAPEMPAEAEATAAPEPTPAAAPEPTPAAAPAETPVEAPAAPAEVPNADAEPAAPQRDAAPEENKLTAEEPWQRELTLRLREAEPKLSEWLSVVLDGVSTRGAELDTRLSFLFRALGAPESEARDFRDRFNSWLDMMEYEDVADFRSELQYRLALALELEDEEDERNRLFLKLSEGLEKTKERISRRIEGLLSAHETMDDAFWDELEEILIMADVGYEATAKLIANLRERVRKAGVTETSAFKDLMREELEEVFRTERRITAVNPPEVVLMIGVNGAGKTTTIAKLAHRAQMQGKKVLVAAGDTFRAAAMEQLQVWAERVGAGFFGKGEGADPAAVAFEAVDIALRDGYDMVFVDTAGRLHTKVDLMAELTKIRNVLGKKHPGAPHRSVLVLDATTGQNALSQVKLFADAAGIDEIILTKLDGTAKGGVVVAIALQHGIPITYIGLGEKMEDLRPFNGKDFATALLS; encoded by the coding sequence ATGGGCTTTTTCTCCAAACTGAAATTCTGGCAGAAGCAGGACACGACGAAACCGCAGGACGCGCCGGAAGCCGTCGAGGCGACACTCGCCCCCGAGATGCCCGCCGAGGCCGAAGCGACAGCGGCACCCGAGCCGACGCCCGCAGCAGCACCCGAGCCGACGCCCGCAGCGGCACCCGCCGAAACTCCCGTCGAAGCCCCCGCAGCTCCCGCCGAAGTCCCCAATGCCGACGCCGAACCAGCCGCGCCCCAACGGGACGCAGCTCCCGAGGAAAACAAGCTCACCGCCGAGGAACCCTGGCAGCGCGAACTGACCCTGCGCCTGCGCGAGGCGGAACCGAAACTTTCCGAATGGCTCTCCGTCGTCCTCGATGGCGTCTCCACGCGCGGGGCGGAGCTCGACACCCGCCTGTCCTTCCTGTTCCGTGCCCTCGGCGCGCCCGAGTCCGAGGCCCGCGACTTCCGCGACCGCTTCAACTCGTGGCTGGACATGATGGAATACGAGGATGTCGCCGACTTCCGGTCGGAACTCCAGTATCGCCTTGCCCTCGCCCTTGAGCTGGAGGACGAGGAGGACGAGCGCAACCGCCTGTTCCTCAAGCTTTCCGAAGGCCTCGAAAAGACCAAGGAACGCATCTCGCGCCGCATCGAAGGCCTGCTGTCCGCCCACGAGACCATGGACGACGCCTTCTGGGACGAACTGGAAGAAATCCTCATCATGGCCGACGTGGGCTACGAGGCCACCGCGAAGCTCATCGCCAACCTGCGCGAACGCGTGCGCAAGGCGGGCGTCACCGAGACCTCCGCGTTCAAGGACCTCATGCGCGAGGAGCTGGAAGAGGTCTTCCGCACCGAGCGCCGCATCACCGCCGTGAACCCGCCCGAAGTCGTACTCATGATCGGCGTCAACGGCGCGGGCAAGACCACCACCATCGCCAAGCTCGCCCACCGCGCGCAGATGCAGGGCAAGAAGGTCCTCGTCGCCGCTGGCGACACCTTCCGTGCCGCAGCCATGGAGCAGCTTCAGGTCTGGGCCGAGCGCGTGGGCGCGGGCTTCTTCGGCAAGGGCGAGGGCGCGGACCCGGCCGCCGTGGCCTTCGAGGCCGTGGATATAGCCCTGCGCGACGGCTACGACATGGTCTTCGTGGACACAGCTGGTCGCCTGCACACCAAGGTGGACCTCATGGCCGAGTTGACCAAAATCCGCAACGTCCTCGGGAAAAAGCACCCCGGCGCGCCGCACCGCAGCGTGCTGGTGCTCGACGCCACCACCGGCCAGAACGCCCTGTCGCAGGTGAAGCTCTTCGCCGACGCGGCAGGCATCGACGAAATCATCCTCACCAAGCTCGACGGCACCGCCAAGGGCGGCGTGGTCGTGGCCATCGCCCTCCAGCACGGCATCCCGATCACCTACATCGGCCTCGGCGAAAAGATGGAAGACCTGCGCCCCTTCAACGGCAAAGACTTCGCCACCGCCCTGCTCTCCTAG
- the asnS gene encoding asparagine--tRNA ligase, which produces MKRLRVRQALGSETPVESIVVKGWVRTKRENKGFAFIELNDGSCLSNLQVIVDEGIAGWEDIARVTTGASISVEGNLVESPGAGQKWEVHGTSLTLLGDADPETFPLQKKRHSDEFLRSIAHLRPRTNKFGAIFRIRSEAAYAVHKFFRDNGFAYVHSPIITGSDCEGAGEMFRVTTLDPASPEACNPENDFFGKSAALTVSGQLAAEIFATSLGDVYTFGPTFRAENSNTPRHAAEFWMIEPEMAFADLTDDMNLGEAFLKSVVGHLRTHCAEDLALFAQWVDKELDATLDTILNEDFARVSYTEAVDILLANSKTKKGKDRFEYPVSWGIDLQTEHERFLTEEHFKRPVIVYDYPKDIKAFYMRLNEDGKTVAAMDILVPRVGEIIGGSQREERIDVLNSRIAELGLNPDDYWWYMDLRRFGSVPHAGFGMGFERLLMMVTGVTNIRDVIPCPRTPKHLEF; this is translated from the coding sequence ATGAAACGGCTTCGCGTACGGCAGGCGCTCGGCTCCGAGACGCCTGTGGAAAGCATTGTGGTCAAGGGCTGGGTGCGCACCAAGCGCGAGAACAAGGGCTTCGCCTTCATCGAACTCAACGACGGATCGTGCCTGTCGAACCTGCAGGTCATCGTTGATGAGGGGATTGCGGGCTGGGAGGACATCGCCAGAGTGACCACCGGCGCGTCCATCTCCGTGGAGGGCAACCTCGTCGAGTCTCCCGGTGCCGGGCAGAAGTGGGAAGTCCACGGCACCAGTCTGACGCTTCTCGGCGACGCTGACCCCGAGACCTTTCCGCTTCAGAAGAAGCGCCACTCCGACGAATTTCTGCGCAGCATCGCCCACCTGCGGCCGCGTACCAACAAGTTCGGCGCCATCTTCCGCATCCGCTCCGAGGCGGCCTACGCCGTGCATAAGTTCTTCCGCGACAACGGCTTCGCCTACGTGCATTCCCCCATCATCACGGGTTCGGACTGCGAGGGCGCGGGCGAGATGTTCCGCGTGACCACCCTCGACCCCGCCAGCCCAGAGGCCTGCAATCCCGAGAACGATTTCTTTGGCAAGAGCGCTGCGCTGACCGTGTCCGGCCAGTTGGCGGCGGAAATTTTCGCCACCTCCCTTGGCGACGTGTACACCTTCGGCCCGACCTTCCGCGCCGAGAACTCCAACACTCCGCGCCATGCCGCCGAGTTTTGGATGATCGAGCCGGAGATGGCCTTTGCCGACCTCACAGATGACATGAACCTCGGCGAGGCGTTCTTGAAGAGCGTTGTCGGCCATCTGCGCACGCATTGCGCCGAGGACCTCGCGCTTTTCGCCCAGTGGGTGGATAAGGAACTCGACGCGACGCTCGATACCATCCTCAACGAGGATTTCGCGCGCGTGTCCTACACCGAGGCTGTGGATATCCTGTTGGCCAATTCCAAGACCAAGAAGGGCAAGGATCGCTTCGAGTACCCCGTGTCGTGGGGCATCGACCTCCAGACCGAGCACGAGCGCTTTCTTACCGAGGAGCATTTTAAGCGTCCGGTCATCGTGTACGACTACCCCAAGGACATCAAGGCGTTCTACATGCGTCTCAATGAAGACGGGAAGACCGTCGCCGCCATGGACATCCTCGTGCCCCGCGTGGGCGAGATCATCGGCGGCAGCCAGCGCGAGGAGCGCATCGACGTGCTGAACTCCCGCATTGCCGAGCTCGGTCTCAATCCCGATGACTACTGGTGGTACATGGATCTGCGCCGCTTCGGCTCCGTTCCGCATGCGGGCTTCGGCATGGGCTTCGAGCGTCTGCTGATGATGGTCACCGGCGTGACCAACATCCGCGATGTCATCCCCTGCCCCCGCACACCCAAGCATCTCGAATTCTAG
- a CDS encoding TetR/AcrR family transcriptional regulator: MTKKELLLEAAKELFGVHGYSETTFKKISERAGVALGLLTHHYGNKEKLFLAAGMDVLDNLIFQLRESVDGAETGLEAVQRFVRKYFEFSVDPDEHFLVLIRCSPYSDVKTREDREEMASKFTDVLETLKACVARGVADGSIRDLPVEQTAIAVQCNLVGGVRTRLLTPYYPDTLYDDICAFVTRSLSSAAC, translated from the coding sequence ATGACTAAGAAAGAACTCTTGCTGGAGGCGGCCAAGGAACTCTTCGGAGTCCATGGCTATTCCGAGACCACATTCAAGAAGATTTCCGAACGCGCCGGAGTGGCCCTCGGGCTGCTGACGCATCACTACGGCAACAAGGAGAAGCTGTTTCTCGCCGCCGGAATGGATGTTCTCGACAATCTCATCTTCCAGTTGCGCGAGTCAGTCGACGGGGCAGAGACGGGCCTTGAGGCCGTGCAGCGCTTCGTCCGCAAGTATTTCGAATTTTCCGTCGATCCCGACGAACATTTCCTTGTGCTCATCCGCTGCTCTCCCTACAGCGACGTCAAGACTCGCGAAGACCGTGAGGAGATGGCCAGCAAGTTCACCGACGTGCTTGAAACCCTGAAGGCCTGCGTGGCCCGGGGCGTGGCCGACGGTTCCATCCGTGATCTGCCCGTCGAACAGACCGCCATCGCCGTTCAGTGCAACCTTGTCGGTGGAGTGCGCACGCGTCTGCTCACGCCATATTATCCGGATACGCTCTACGACGACATCTGCGCGTTCGTCACCCGCAGTCTGTCCTCTGCCGCCTGCTAG
- a CDS encoding sensor domain-containing diguanylate cyclase: MSCRSFAVACALLAAVALGAAAAVSVCAIAERPALSRGFVDGGVSDARLGNGLDASTHVAALVSGSGAAALLIFIVWTGQLRQREEHYRGLIENGADLIIAFEPSGSIRYHSPSCRAVLGRGGPDLVGQQVYELLHDADVPVLREAVDRLLGGGGTQCVVQRMSNPEGASRSFEAHVSVMPDGGGRQLVVLNARDITARLEAEERLRRSEERFQLALRASNVELWEYNFATGHSILPEMLYQTLGYGDGEGPALAVDLEYIHENDRAGVSDALLAHVDGRSQVFKADFRLRSRSGEYVWVSATGRMFDRDGDGEFETFIGIIRNVAWRKELEESLRTLATRDGLTGLHNRVHFISLAERELDRAGRYRHPCTVLMVDADDFKAVNDTYGHEAGDAVLCRLAETAVRMLRDVDIVGRIGGEEFAALLPETDVEAAVVAAERVRAAVDALAVETVAGTIRFTVSIGVATFGPQSASLEEMLRVADAALYKAKKEGRNRVVVA, from the coding sequence ATGTCCTGCCGATCGTTCGCTGTTGCATGCGCGTTGCTTGCTGCGGTGGCCCTTGGGGCTGCGGCGGCCGTGAGTGTGTGCGCCATTGCCGAGCGTCCGGCACTGTCACGAGGATTCGTCGATGGAGGCGTGTCGGACGCGCGGCTTGGAAACGGGCTCGATGCATCGACCCATGTCGCGGCGCTCGTGTCCGGCAGTGGGGCGGCCGCTCTGCTGATCTTCATCGTCTGGACTGGGCAACTCCGGCAGCGCGAGGAGCATTATCGCGGGCTCATCGAAAATGGTGCGGACCTGATTATCGCCTTTGAGCCGTCGGGAAGCATTCGCTACCACAGCCCATCGTGCCGCGCCGTTTTGGGACGGGGTGGTCCCGATCTGGTTGGGCAGCAGGTTTACGAGCTGTTGCACGATGCGGATGTTCCTGTGCTGCGCGAGGCGGTGGATAGACTCCTCGGTGGTGGCGGGACCCAGTGCGTGGTCCAGAGAATGAGCAACCCCGAGGGCGCAAGCCGGTCCTTCGAGGCGCATGTGTCCGTCATGCCGGATGGGGGCGGGCGGCAACTGGTGGTCCTCAACGCCCGTGACATCACGGCGCGCCTTGAGGCCGAAGAGCGTCTGCGCCGCAGCGAGGAGCGTTTTCAACTGGCCCTGCGGGCGTCCAACGTGGAGTTGTGGGAATACAATTTCGCGACTGGGCATTCCATCCTGCCCGAGATGCTCTACCAGACGCTGGGCTATGGGGATGGCGAGGGCCCTGCCCTTGCCGTGGACCTCGAATACATACATGAGAATGATCGTGCGGGCGTCTCGGATGCGCTGCTCGCTCATGTCGATGGACGTTCGCAGGTGTTCAAGGCTGATTTCAGGTTGCGCAGCCGGAGCGGCGAGTATGTGTGGGTGTCAGCCACGGGGCGCATGTTCGACAGGGATGGGGATGGAGAATTTGAGACCTTCATCGGAATCATCCGCAATGTGGCATGGCGTAAGGAGCTTGAGGAGTCCCTGCGAACGCTGGCGACCCGCGACGGGCTGACCGGGCTGCATAATCGGGTTCATTTCATCAGCCTCGCCGAGCGTGAACTGGACCGCGCGGGGCGCTATCGACATCCATGCACGGTGCTCATGGTTGATGCCGACGACTTTAAGGCCGTGAACGACACCTACGGGCACGAGGCCGGGGATGCCGTGCTGTGCCGACTGGCCGAGACGGCGGTGCGCATGCTGCGCGACGTGGATATCGTGGGACGCATCGGCGGGGAGGAGTTTGCCGCGCTGCTGCCGGAGACGGATGTCGAGGCGGCGGTGGTTGCGGCGGAGCGCGTGCGCGCCGCAGTGGATGCCCTGGCGGTGGAGACCGTCGCAGGGACGATCCG